One window from the genome of Acuticoccus sediminis encodes:
- a CDS encoding phytoene/squalene synthase family protein, translated as MSDAAAARATIARGSRSFAAASTLMPRALRDDVARLYAWCRHADDVIDGQVLGHGERPVDDPAARLAELRRATDEALAGRASSPVFAGFAEVAQRHAIPRALAHDHLDGFAMDVEGRTYETLDDLAAYCYGVAGVVGVMMALVMGVAPGEDDTLDRASDLGLAFQMTNIARDVVADAAVGRIYLPSDWLAEAGVPASPGALGHPGHAGEVHRVAVRLVRAAEPYYRSARAGLMHLPLRARWAVAAASGVYREIGVRRQAAGPEGLAERVGTSGSEKFRLIAGALGPAISPPRASIPRDGLWTRPRRHPSPAT; from the coding sequence ATGAGCGACGCGGCGGCCGCCCGCGCGACCATCGCCCGGGGCTCGCGCAGCTTCGCGGCCGCCTCGACGCTGATGCCGCGCGCCCTGCGCGACGACGTCGCCCGCCTCTACGCCTGGTGCCGCCACGCCGACGACGTCATCGACGGGCAGGTGCTGGGTCACGGGGAGCGGCCGGTCGACGACCCGGCCGCGCGCCTCGCCGAGCTGCGCCGGGCGACCGACGAGGCGCTCGCCGGCCGTGCGTCCTCGCCCGTGTTCGCCGGGTTCGCCGAGGTCGCGCAGCGGCATGCGATCCCCCGCGCGCTGGCCCACGACCACCTCGACGGCTTCGCGATGGACGTCGAGGGGCGAACGTATGAGACCCTCGATGACCTCGCCGCCTACTGCTACGGGGTCGCCGGCGTGGTGGGGGTGATGATGGCGCTCGTGATGGGCGTCGCGCCCGGCGAGGACGACACCCTGGACCGCGCCTCGGACCTCGGCCTCGCCTTCCAGATGACCAACATCGCGCGGGACGTGGTTGCGGACGCCGCGGTGGGCCGGATCTACCTGCCGTCGGACTGGCTCGCGGAGGCGGGCGTGCCGGCCTCCCCCGGCGCGCTCGGCCATCCCGGCCACGCCGGAGAGGTCCACCGCGTCGCCGTCCGCCTCGTGCGGGCGGCGGAGCCCTACTACCGCTCCGCCCGCGCCGGGCTGATGCACCTTCCGTTGCGCGCCCGCTGGGCCGTGGCGGCGGCGAGCGGGGTGTACCGCGAGATCGGCGTCCGGCGGCAAGCCGCGGGGCCGGAGGGTCTCGCCGAGCGTGTCGGCACCAGCGGTTCGGAAAAGTTCCGCCTGATTGCCGGTGCCCTCGGGCCCGCGATCAGCCCGCCCCGGGCGTCCATCCCGCGCGACGGCCTCTGGACCCGCCCCCGCCGGCACCCGTCGCCGGCCACCTGA
- the recF gene encoding DNA replication/repair protein RecF (All proteins in this family for which functions are known are DNA-binding proteins that assist the filamentation of RecA onto DNA for the initiation of recombination or recombinational repair.) — MALPEPPPARVRLTRIGLSNFRNYTEARLTTSRDHVVLAGPNGSGKTNVLEAISLLSPGRGLRRATYAEMVRQGAPFETGWAVSARVDKGGEESAIGTGLQGEGSRLVRIDGADARPDDLTRVARILWLTPAMDGLFSGGTSDRRRFLDRLALALFPYHGRRANAYERAMRQRNKMFEDGVSDPSWYEAVEREMAEHGAAMAAARVELIVKLNAAQAVRAAAGGDFPQAVLALNGDEGDADGAAFARRLRDGRTRDRAAGRTLSGPHRVDMSVTHVEKDMPAALASTGEQKALLIGIVLGHAALVTRVTGETPILLLDEVAAHLDPGRRAALYDTLDGLGAQTFMTGTDDSLFTALGDRADRFRVEAGTITPQNDA, encoded by the coding sequence GTGGCACTCCCGGAGCCGCCGCCCGCACGCGTCCGCCTGACGCGCATCGGCCTCTCCAATTTCCGCAACTACACCGAGGCCCGCCTCACCACCTCGCGCGACCATGTCGTGCTCGCGGGACCCAACGGGTCGGGCAAGACCAACGTTCTCGAAGCGATCTCGCTGCTCTCGCCGGGGCGCGGGCTGCGCCGCGCGACCTATGCCGAGATGGTCCGCCAGGGCGCGCCGTTCGAGACCGGCTGGGCGGTGTCCGCGCGGGTCGACAAGGGCGGGGAGGAGAGCGCCATCGGCACTGGCCTCCAGGGGGAGGGAAGCCGGCTGGTGCGGATCGACGGCGCCGACGCGCGGCCCGACGACCTCACCCGCGTCGCCCGGATCCTGTGGCTCACCCCGGCGATGGACGGCCTCTTCAGCGGCGGCACCTCCGACCGCCGGCGCTTCCTCGACCGGCTGGCCCTCGCGCTCTTTCCCTACCACGGCCGCCGCGCCAACGCGTACGAGCGCGCCATGCGCCAGCGCAACAAGATGTTCGAGGACGGCGTCTCGGATCCCTCCTGGTACGAGGCGGTGGAGCGCGAGATGGCCGAGCACGGCGCCGCGATGGCCGCCGCGCGGGTCGAACTGATCGTCAAGCTCAACGCGGCGCAGGCCGTGCGGGCGGCCGCCGGCGGCGATTTCCCGCAGGCGGTCCTCGCGCTGAACGGCGACGAGGGGGATGCGGACGGGGCCGCCTTCGCGCGGCGCCTGCGCGACGGGCGGACGCGCGACAGGGCGGCGGGGCGGACGCTCTCCGGGCCGCACCGCGTCGACATGTCGGTGACGCATGTCGAGAAGGACATGCCGGCGGCGCTCGCCTCGACGGGGGAGCAGAAGGCGCTCCTGATCGGCATCGTCCTCGGCCACGCGGCGCTCGTCACCCGCGTCACCGGCGAGACGCCGATCCTCCTCCTCGACGAAGTGGCGGCGCACCTCGATCCCGGCCGGCGCGCCGCGCTCTACGACACGCTGGACGGGCTCGGCGCGCAGACCTTCATGACCGGCACCGACGATTCGCTCTTCACCGCGCTCGGGGACCGCGCCGACCGCTTCCGCGTCGAGGCGGGGACGATCACGCCACAGAACGACGCCTGA
- the dnaN gene encoding DNA polymerase III subunit beta, whose translation MRATLERAHLLKPLSHVQRVVERRNTIPILSNVLIRADGASLTLKATDLDLELVETVEAGVEQPGAITVPAHMLHDIVRKIPEGARIALETNPDGSTMTLTAGRSRFALQMLPESDYPDISGGEFTNSFKLKAADFKWLIDRTQFAISTEETRYYLNGIYFHTVDTPHGTMFRAVATDGHRLAQAQIEAPDGAAGMPGVIVPRKTVGELQRLMDNPEVELTVELSDTKIRVSFANVVLTSKLIDGTFPDYDRVIPKNNTKIMHVDRLDFASAVDRVSTVSSERGRAVKLSLTDGALTLSVINPDSGTATDELVVDFDSEPLDIGFNSKYLLDITSQLSSENATFALADPGSPTLIHDGDAEKTLYVLMPMRV comes from the coding sequence ATGCGTGCGACCCTCGAACGGGCCCATCTGTTGAAGCCCCTCAGCCACGTCCAGCGGGTCGTTGAGCGCCGCAACACGATCCCCATTCTGTCAAACGTGCTCATCCGGGCCGATGGGGCGTCCCTGACGCTGAAGGCCACCGACCTCGACCTCGAGCTCGTCGAGACCGTGGAGGCCGGGGTCGAGCAGCCCGGCGCCATCACCGTCCCGGCCCACATGCTGCACGACATCGTGCGCAAGATCCCCGAAGGCGCCCGCATCGCGCTGGAGACCAACCCGGACGGGTCGACCATGACCCTCACCGCCGGCCGCTCCCGCTTCGCCCTGCAGATGCTGCCCGAGAGCGACTATCCGGACATTTCCGGCGGGGAGTTCACCAACTCGTTCAAGCTGAAGGCCGCCGACTTCAAGTGGCTGATCGACCGGACGCAGTTCGCGATCTCCACGGAGGAGACGCGCTACTACCTGAACGGCATCTACTTCCACACCGTCGACACGCCCCACGGGACCATGTTCCGCGCCGTCGCGACCGACGGGCACCGCCTCGCCCAGGCGCAGATCGAGGCGCCGGACGGCGCCGCCGGGATGCCCGGCGTCATCGTACCTCGCAAGACCGTCGGCGAGCTGCAGCGCCTGATGGACAATCCCGAGGTCGAGCTCACGGTCGAACTGTCCGACACCAAGATCCGGGTGTCCTTCGCCAACGTCGTGCTGACGTCCAAGCTCATCGACGGCACCTTCCCGGACTATGACCGGGTGATCCCGAAGAACAACACCAAGATCATGCACGTCGACCGGCTGGACTTCGCCTCCGCCGTCGACCGCGTCTCCACCGTCTCCTCGGAGCGGGGCCGCGCGGTGAAGCTGTCGCTGACGGACGGCGCGCTGACCCTCTCCGTCATCAACCCGGATTCGGGCACCGCGACGGACGAGCTGGTGGTCGACTTTGACAGCGAGCCGCTCGATATCGGCTTCAACTCGAAATACCTGCTCGACATCACGAGCCAGCTCTCCTCCGAGAACGCGACGTTCGCGCTCGCCGATCCCGGCTCGCCGACGCTGATCCACGACGGTGACGCGGAGAAGACCCTTTACGTGCTGATGCCGATGCGCGTCTGA
- the dnaA gene encoding chromosomal replication initiator protein DnaA, translating to MEPTQASAGTTQSNDSDIWSQIKCELRSVHGEDIYTSWFERIEFESASEKVVDLSTPTSFIRHWVQTHYATDIVQRWRALRPGIGEVRFKVRSSLRPKSAPTRRSGPAAGAPNTVDQTSGSAAPRRQIDGPQVPPNSAGGLEGSTLEQRYTFESLVEGPSNQLAVAVAKKVAFAQPGERAAYNPLFVTGAVGLGKTHLLQAIASATGTVNPARRTLYLTAEHFMYRFVSAVMNRTTISFKDILRDIDVLLIDDIQFLNGAKVQEEFGHTLTTLVDSQRQVVIAADRAPADLEGLDARVRSRLSGGLLVELTPPDYGMRKAILEQRIAAQREMFDDLNFPEEVIDFVARSITTNGRDLDGAVNRLVAHNQLTSAPIDLKMAENALRDLLRARESKKPKIEDIQRVTSQHFNVSRQDLVSARRTKVIVRPRQIAMYLSKTLTPRSLPEIGRRFGNRDHTTVLHAVRKVEDLITKDTQMAEDIETLKRLLDQ from the coding sequence ATGGAGCCAACCCAAGCATCGGCCGGAACGACTCAAAGCAACGATAGCGATATTTGGTCTCAGATTAAGTGTGAGCTTCGGTCCGTCCACGGCGAAGACATCTACACGTCGTGGTTCGAGCGGATCGAGTTCGAGAGCGCGTCGGAGAAGGTGGTCGACCTTTCGACTCCGACGTCGTTCATTCGCCACTGGGTGCAGACGCACTATGCGACGGACATCGTCCAGCGCTGGCGCGCCCTGCGCCCGGGGATCGGCGAAGTGCGCTTCAAGGTGCGCAGCTCCCTGCGCCCCAAATCGGCTCCCACCCGCCGCAGCGGTCCCGCCGCGGGTGCCCCCAACACCGTCGATCAGACCAGCGGGTCGGCCGCCCCGCGCCGTCAGATCGACGGCCCTCAAGTTCCGCCGAACTCGGCTGGCGGCCTCGAGGGCTCGACCTTGGAGCAGCGATACACGTTCGAGAGCCTCGTCGAGGGGCCGTCGAACCAGCTCGCGGTCGCGGTGGCCAAGAAGGTCGCCTTTGCGCAGCCCGGTGAACGGGCCGCCTACAACCCGCTCTTCGTCACCGGCGCCGTCGGGCTCGGCAAGACGCACCTGTTGCAGGCGATCGCCTCCGCGACGGGGACCGTCAACCCGGCTCGCCGCACGCTGTACCTGACGGCCGAGCACTTCATGTACCGCTTCGTCTCCGCGGTGATGAACCGCACGACGATCTCGTTCAAAGACATCCTGCGTGATATCGACGTCCTGCTCATCGACGACATCCAGTTCCTGAATGGCGCCAAGGTGCAGGAAGAGTTCGGGCATACCCTGACGACCCTCGTCGACAGCCAGCGCCAGGTGGTGATCGCCGCCGATCGGGCTCCGGCCGATTTGGAGGGTCTCGATGCGCGGGTCCGCTCGCGCCTCAGCGGCGGTCTCCTCGTGGAACTGACGCCGCCGGACTACGGCATGCGCAAGGCGATCCTCGAGCAGCGGATCGCGGCCCAGCGCGAGATGTTCGACGACCTCAACTTCCCGGAGGAGGTCATCGACTTCGTCGCCCGCTCGATCACGACCAACGGGCGCGACCTCGACGGTGCGGTGAACCGCCTCGTCGCCCACAACCAGCTGACCTCGGCGCCGATCGACCTCAAGATGGCCGAAAACGCGCTGCGTGATCTGCTTCGCGCCCGTGAGAGCAAGAAGCCCAAGATCGAGGACATCCAGCGCGTCACGTCGCAGCACTTCAATGTGTCGCGGCAGGACCTCGTTTCGGCGCGCCGCACCAAGGTGATCGTGCGCCCGCGGCAGATCGCGATGTATCTGTCCAAGACACTGACGCCGCGCTCCCTGCCGGAGATCGGCCGCCGCTTCGGCAACCGCGACCACACGACCGTCCTGCATGCGGTCCGCAAGGTCGAGGACCTGATCACGAAGGACACCCAGATGGCCGAGGACATCGAGACCTTGAAGCGTCTCCTCGACCAGTAA
- a CDS encoding rhodanese-like domain-containing protein — protein MMQSEHSPIAEVTPAETFQELTADPSARLVDVRTKAEWAYVGLPDVSSTPSREPVLLEWQVFPTMAVSDDFGQTLQSACPDKSTALYFICRSGARSLAAARLMSALGYERCFNVTDGFEGPPDAHGHRGTVAGWKASGLPWRQN, from the coding sequence ATGATGCAGAGCGAACATTCACCCATTGCCGAGGTCACGCCGGCGGAGACGTTCCAGGAGCTGACGGCGGACCCGTCGGCTCGTCTGGTCGACGTCCGGACGAAGGCCGAATGGGCCTATGTCGGTCTGCCCGACGTCAGCTCGACCCCGTCGCGTGAGCCCGTCCTCCTCGAGTGGCAGGTGTTCCCGACGATGGCGGTCTCGGACGATTTCGGCCAGACGCTCCAGAGCGCCTGCCCTGACAAGTCGACAGCGCTGTACTTCATCTGTCGCAGCGGGGCGCGCAGCCTCGCCGCCGCGAGGCTGATGAGCGCTCTCGGCTACGAAAGGTGCTTCAACGTGACCGATGGCTTCGAAGGGCCGCCGGACGCACACGGGCACCGTGGAACTGTCGCCGGGTGGAAAGCCTCCGGGCTTCCGTGGCGGCAGAATTAA
- the rpsT gene encoding 30S ribosomal protein S20, translating into MANTKSAQKMVRKLKKRTEINGARRSRMRTFVRRLEDAIKAGDKGAAQEAFQAAQPEIMRAAQKGILHKNTASRKISRLASRVKAIA; encoded by the coding sequence ATGGCTAACACGAAGTCCGCACAGAAGATGGTCCGCAAGCTGAAGAAGCGGACGGAGATCAACGGTGCCCGCCGCTCGCGCATGCGCACGTTCGTCCGCAGGCTCGAGGACGCGATCAAGGCCGGCGACAAGGGCGCCGCGCAGGAGGCCTTCCAGGCCGCGCAGCCCGAGATCATGCGCGCCGCCCAGAAGGGCATCCTTCACAAGAACACCGCCTCCCGGAAGATCTCGCGCCTCGCGAGCCGCGTGAAGGCGATCGCCTGA
- a CDS encoding enoyl-CoA hydratase has protein sequence MAEYETILTETDGAVGIVTLNRPKALNALSAQLVDELVDALGAFDADPAIGCMIITGSEKAFAAGADITEMATKSFWDAFGDDFLAKWDRVGTMRKPVIAAVQGFALGGGCEIAMMCDFIIAADTAKFGQPEINLGVIPGVGGTQRLTRAIGKAKAMDMVLTGRMMSAEEAERSGLVSRVVPAAELMDEAKKAAATIASRSLPSVLAGKESVNRAFETTLSEGCRFERRIFHGLFATDDQKEGMAAFVEKRKPSFRNR, from the coding sequence GTGGCCGAATACGAAACGATCCTGACCGAGACCGACGGCGCCGTGGGCATCGTCACCCTCAACCGCCCGAAGGCGCTCAACGCCCTCAGCGCGCAGCTGGTCGACGAGCTGGTCGACGCCCTCGGCGCGTTCGACGCCGACCCGGCCATCGGCTGCATGATCATCACCGGCTCGGAGAAGGCCTTCGCCGCCGGCGCCGACATCACCGAGATGGCGACCAAGTCCTTCTGGGACGCGTTCGGCGACGACTTCCTGGCGAAGTGGGACCGTGTCGGGACGATGCGCAAGCCGGTGATCGCGGCGGTGCAGGGCTTCGCACTCGGCGGCGGCTGCGAGATCGCCATGATGTGCGACTTCATCATCGCGGCGGACACGGCGAAGTTCGGCCAGCCGGAAATCAACCTCGGTGTCATCCCCGGCGTCGGCGGGACGCAGCGCCTGACGCGCGCCATCGGCAAGGCCAAGGCGATGGACATGGTGCTGACCGGGCGGATGATGAGCGCGGAGGAGGCGGAGCGGTCCGGCCTCGTCTCGCGCGTCGTCCCGGCGGCGGAGCTGATGGACGAGGCGAAGAAGGCGGCGGCGACCATCGCCTCGCGCTCGCTCCCGTCGGTGCTCGCCGGCAAGGAGAGCGTCAATCGCGCCTTCGAGACGACCTTGTCTGAGGGTTGTCGGTTCGAACGGCGGATTTTCCATGGACTCTTCGCCACGGACGATCAAAAAGAGGGCATGGCGGCCTTCGTGGAGAAGCGCAAACCCTCCTTCCGGAACCGCTGA
- the zapE gene encoding cell division protein ZapE, whose product MTNRVTQRYEALVAEGEVQHDPAQLAVAAALDDVASDLSAQEGGVGGFFRRRLGRTPRAVKGLYVWGEVGRGKTMLMDLFFDTIDVEKKRRMHFNDFMAEAHGRIAALRKEKADDAVQKAADDMAEEARVLAFDEFAVTDIADAMILARLFRQLFARGVTLVATSNVAPNDLYRDGLNRQLFVPFIHLLREYVDVVRLDADVDYRLDRLKDFRVWFGPGDEGFERLWQTLLGERTAEPATVKVASRSLAVPRAAGGMARFTFAELVEAPRSANDYIALAKRFHTIFLEDVPVLSPARRETSRRFINLVDVLYDQKVRLIVTAAAEPDALFDAGEDGGRYEGFAFARTASRLHEMRSASYLSDLESTPLT is encoded by the coding sequence ATGACCAACCGCGTGACCCAACGCTACGAGGCTCTCGTCGCCGAAGGCGAGGTGCAGCACGACCCCGCGCAGCTCGCCGTGGCCGCGGCCCTCGACGACGTGGCGAGCGACCTCTCGGCCCAGGAGGGCGGCGTCGGCGGTTTCTTCCGGCGCCGGCTCGGCCGCACACCGCGCGCGGTGAAGGGACTCTATGTCTGGGGCGAGGTGGGGCGCGGCAAGACGATGCTGATGGACCTCTTCTTCGACACCATCGACGTCGAGAAGAAGCGCCGCATGCACTTCAACGACTTCATGGCGGAGGCGCACGGAAGGATCGCCGCCCTGCGCAAGGAGAAGGCCGACGACGCGGTCCAGAAAGCGGCCGACGACATGGCCGAGGAGGCGCGCGTCCTCGCCTTCGACGAGTTCGCCGTGACCGACATCGCCGACGCGATGATCCTCGCCCGCCTCTTCCGCCAGCTCTTCGCGCGCGGGGTCACTCTGGTCGCGACCTCCAACGTGGCGCCGAACGACCTTTATAGAGACGGCCTCAACCGCCAGCTCTTCGTCCCCTTCATCCACCTCCTGCGCGAGTACGTCGACGTCGTCCGCCTCGACGCAGACGTCGACTACCGGCTCGACCGGCTGAAGGACTTCCGGGTCTGGTTCGGCCCGGGCGACGAGGGCTTCGAGCGGCTGTGGCAGACGCTCCTCGGCGAGCGCACCGCCGAGCCGGCCACCGTCAAGGTCGCCTCGCGCTCGCTGGCGGTGCCGCGGGCGGCCGGCGGCATGGCGCGCTTCACCTTCGCCGAGCTCGTCGAGGCGCCCCGCAGCGCCAACGACTACATCGCCCTCGCCAAGCGCTTCCACACCATCTTTCTGGAGGATGTCCCGGTGCTGTCGCCGGCGCGGCGGGAGACCTCGCGGCGCTTCATCAACCTCGTCGACGTCCTCTACGACCAGAAGGTCCGGCTGATCGTCACGGCGGCTGCCGAGCCGGACGCGCTGTTCGACGCCGGCGAGGACGGTGGCCGCTACGAGGGCTTCGCCTTCGCCCGCACCGCCTCGCGCCTCCACGAGATGCGCTCGGCGAGCTACCTGTCTGACCTCGAATCGACTCCCCTCACCTGA
- the mdh gene encoding malate dehydrogenase: MARSKIALIGSGQIGGTLAHLAGLKELGDVVLFDIAEGTPQGKALDLYQSSPIDGFDSRLSGANDYSAIAGADVVIVTAGVPRKPGMSRDDLLGINLKVMSSVGQGIKENCPDAFVICITNPLDAMVWALQKFSGLPENKVVGMAGVLDSARFRTFLAMEFDVSVEDVTAFVLGGHGDTMVPLTRYSTVAGVPLPDLVKLGWTTQEKLDSIVQRTRDGGAEIVGLLKTGSAFYAPAAAAIQMAESYLKDKKRVLPCAAHLSGQFGVDDLYVGVPVVIGAGGVERIVEIELQGEEKAQFDKSVDAVKGLLDACKSIDTSLA, encoded by the coding sequence ATGGCACGCTCGAAAATCGCTCTCATCGGCTCTGGCCAGATCGGCGGCACGCTCGCACACCTCGCGGGCCTCAAGGAGCTGGGTGACGTCGTCCTGTTCGACATCGCCGAAGGCACCCCGCAGGGCAAGGCGCTGGACCTCTACCAGTCCTCGCCCATCGACGGCTTCGACTCCCGGCTCTCCGGCGCCAACGACTACAGCGCCATCGCCGGCGCCGACGTCGTCATCGTGACGGCCGGCGTGCCGCGCAAGCCCGGCATGAGCCGCGACGACCTTCTCGGCATCAACCTCAAGGTCATGAGCTCGGTCGGCCAGGGCATCAAGGAGAACTGCCCGGACGCCTTCGTGATCTGCATCACCAACCCGCTCGACGCGATGGTCTGGGCGCTGCAGAAGTTCTCGGGCCTGCCGGAGAACAAGGTCGTCGGCATGGCCGGCGTGCTCGACTCGGCCCGCTTCCGCACCTTCCTCGCCATGGAATTCGACGTCTCCGTCGAGGACGTGACGGCGTTCGTGCTCGGCGGCCACGGCGACACGATGGTTCCGCTGACCCGCTACTCCACCGTCGCCGGCGTTCCCCTCCCGGACCTGGTGAAGCTCGGCTGGACCACGCAGGAGAAGCTCGACTCCATCGTCCAGCGCACCCGAGACGGCGGCGCGGAGATCGTCGGCCTGCTGAAGACGGGCTCCGCCTTCTACGCCCCGGCCGCGGCGGCGATCCAGATGGCCGAGTCCTACCTGAAGGACAAGAAGCGCGTGCTGCCGTGCGCGGCGCACCTGTCGGGCCAGTTCGGCGTCGACGACCTCTACGTCGGCGTGCCGGTGGTGATCGGTGCCGGCGGTGTGGAGCGCATCGTCGAGATCGAGCTGCAGGGCGAGGAGAAGGCCCAGTTCGACAAGTCGGTGGACGCCGTGAAGGGCCTGCTCGATGCCTGCAAGTCGATCGACACGTCGCTGGCGTAG
- a CDS encoding GNAT family N-acetyltransferase, which produces MDWSPVPEIRTARLVLDAPRLTDKAAVISYAGDLSVSRWLVRVPHPYTAADADVFLGDIAPAHACFAVREAAGGPLAGIVGISPVGADGGLLGYWFGPPFWGRGYATEAAAAVVAHAFGTLGLGRLQSGYLAGNVASCRVLEKLGFTVTGTSVKWNVALEAECEHIDMCLAAPFAP; this is translated from the coding sequence ATGGACTGGTCGCCGGTACCCGAGATCCGCACCGCGCGGCTCGTCCTCGACGCCCCCCGCCTGACCGACAAGGCCGCGGTCATTAGCTATGCGGGCGACCTTTCGGTGAGCCGCTGGCTGGTGCGCGTGCCGCATCCCTACACCGCCGCCGATGCGGACGTCTTCCTCGGCGACATCGCCCCCGCCCACGCGTGCTTCGCCGTGCGCGAGGCGGCGGGCGGCCCCCTCGCCGGCATCGTCGGCATCTCCCCGGTGGGGGCGGACGGGGGGCTCCTCGGCTACTGGTTCGGCCCGCCCTTCTGGGGCCGGGGCTACGCGACCGAGGCGGCCGCGGCGGTCGTCGCCCATGCCTTCGGCACTCTCGGCCTCGGCCGGCTCCAGTCCGGCTACCTTGCGGGAAACGTTGCCTCCTGCCGCGTTCTGGAGAAGCTCGGCTTCACCGTCACGGGCACTTCCGTGAAGTGGAATGTTGCGCTCGAGGCGGAATGCGAGCACATCGACATGTGCTTGGCCGCTCCATTCGCCCCTTGA
- the sucC gene encoding ADP-forming succinate--CoA ligase subunit beta — MNIHEYQAKQLLKTYGAPVAEGVAITSADEAAAAAAKLPGPLYVVKSQIHAGGRGKGKFKELGPDSKGGVRLAKSIDEVVANAKEMLGNTLVTKQTGPAGKQVNRLYIEDGADIARELYLSILVDRSAGGVAFVVSTEGGMDIEAVAEETPDKIVTVNIDPVAGVTDTDVAKIQQALALEEPAKGEMATLARQLYKAFTEKDMSLLEINPLIVMENGHIRVLDAKVSFDGNAMFRHPEVAELRDLTEEDAKEIEASKYDLAYVALDGTIGCMVNGAGLAMATMDIIKLYGEEPANFLDVGGGASKEKVTAAFKIITADPNVKGILVNIFGGIMRCDVIAEGVIAAVKEVGLKVPLVVRLEGTNVAQGKALLDGSGLAITSADDLDDAAQKIVAAVK; from the coding sequence ATGAACATTCACGAATATCAGGCCAAACAGCTGTTGAAGACCTATGGCGCTCCGGTCGCCGAAGGTGTCGCGATCACCAGCGCCGACGAGGCTGCCGCCGCTGCCGCGAAGCTCCCTGGACCCCTCTACGTGGTGAAGAGCCAGATCCACGCCGGTGGCCGCGGCAAGGGCAAGTTCAAGGAGCTCGGCCCCGACTCCAAGGGCGGCGTGCGCCTCGCCAAGTCGATCGACGAGGTGGTCGCCAACGCCAAGGAGATGCTCGGCAACACGCTGGTCACGAAGCAGACCGGCCCCGCCGGCAAGCAGGTGAACCGCCTCTACATCGAGGACGGCGCCGACATCGCCCGCGAGCTCTACCTCTCCATCCTGGTCGACCGTTCGGCCGGCGGCGTCGCCTTCGTGGTGTCGACCGAGGGCGGCATGGACATCGAGGCCGTCGCCGAGGAGACGCCGGACAAGATCGTCACCGTGAACATCGACCCGGTCGCGGGCGTGACGGACACGGACGTCGCCAAGATCCAGCAGGCCCTCGCGCTCGAGGAGCCGGCCAAGGGTGAGATGGCGACCCTCGCCCGCCAGCTCTACAAGGCATTCACCGAGAAGGACATGAGCCTCCTCGAGATCAACCCGCTCATCGTGATGGAGAACGGCCACATCCGCGTTCTCGACGCGAAGGTCTCGTTCGACGGCAACGCGATGTTCCGTCACCCCGAGGTGGCCGAGCTCCGCGACCTCACCGAGGAGGACGCCAAGGAGATCGAGGCGTCCAAGTACGACCTCGCCTACGTCGCGCTCGACGGCACCATCGGCTGCATGGTCAACGGCGCCGGCCTCGCCATGGCGACGATGGACATCATCAAGCTCTACGGCGAAGAGCCCGCCAACTTCCTCGACGTCGGCGGCGGCGCCTCGAAGGAGAAGGTGACGGCGGCGTTCAAGATCATCACCGCCGACCCGAACGTGAAGGGCATCCTGGTCAACATCTTCGGCGGCATCATGCGCTGCGACGTCATCGCCGAGGGCGTGATCGCCGCGGTGAAGGAAGTCGGCCTGAAGGTGCCGCTGGTGGTGCGCCTCGAGGGCACCAACGTCGCGCAGGGCAAGGCGCTGCTGGACGGCTCGGGCCTCGCCATCACCTCCGCCGACGACCTCGACGACGCCGCGCAGAAGATCGTCGCCGCCGTCAAGTAA